The following proteins come from a genomic window of Gemmatimonadaceae bacterium:
- a CDS encoding glycosyl hydrolase, whose protein sequence is MHRKQFRIVASAALIAAIPFVADAQSTTASRPSASSAAPYDTAAFAAFKWREIGPFRGGRSVAVAGSASRPWEYYFGTTGGGVFKTTDGGMTWAPVTDKFFGGTIGAIAISQSNPDIVYVGTGEHAIRGNVSHGDGVYKSADAGKTWTYIGLADTRQIGRIRVHPKNPDIVYVAALGHVWGPNAERGVFKSENGGKSWRRVLFQSDSAGAVDLAMDATDPNTLYASLWHAYRKPWKLVSGGTGSGIFKSTDGGENWTNITRNPGLPSGILGKIGVTVSPANQRRLWALIEADSGGVFRSDDAGATWTKTNSERNLRQRAWYYTRIFADTKDTSTVYALNTGMYRSTNGGKTFRPIQVPHGDNHDLWISPTDNNRMIESNDGGANVSFNSGRTWTEQDQATAQFYHVTTTNHFPYRVCGAQQDNSTLCGPSRSPGGISRDQWYDVGGGESGYIAVRPDDPDIIYAGSYGGLLTRHDQRTGFERNINPWPDNPMGHDAADAKYRFQWTFPIVISPHDAKTIYVGSSVVFRSKNDGQSFEPISPDLTRHDPRTLGPSGGPITKDQTSVEYYATVFAIAESPVTPGVIWAGSDDGLVHVTRDNGKSWKNVTPPNIPEWSRISIIEPSHFVPGTAYVASNHFQMDDMRPYIYRTTDYGATWQLVVDGIPPTEFVRVVREDPVRRGLLFAGTERGVWVSFNNGGAWQSLRRNLPFVPVHDLAVKEGDLVAATHGRSFWILDDVSAMRQMNPAITAAAAHLFKPRDVYRANFNGGGGTGAAGGHPTGLNPPSGAIVYYWLKAPNQTVTMEFLDRTGKVIRTFTSNQGPQAARDSLRADSIRTARADSLKRAGLPADTSVRTEARGEETVSEDGPRRQQAPPRVSNRAGLNTFAWNLRYPDASTFENIIMWAAGTQSPVAVPGSYTVHMRVNGVTQSESFKVVKDPRSKATQADLEDQFAFLLKVRDEISKANDAVKLVRNIRSQIADRTRRMPADKRSAFESSANALESQLSAAEREIYQVQNRSGQDPLNYPIRLNNKIAALAGVAASTDARPTSQTLEVYRILSAQLDAQLGRIRSALNQSLPILNRDLSAVSLPPIVESTAESQRITRSNLTGFSTV, encoded by the coding sequence GTGCACAGAAAGCAATTCCGCATCGTCGCCTCGGCCGCCTTGATCGCGGCTATCCCCTTCGTAGCGGACGCGCAGAGCACCACCGCGTCCAGACCTTCGGCATCATCCGCCGCACCGTACGACACGGCCGCCTTCGCGGCGTTCAAGTGGCGGGAGATCGGACCGTTCCGTGGAGGCCGCTCGGTCGCCGTCGCGGGCTCGGCCAGCCGGCCGTGGGAATACTACTTCGGCACGACGGGCGGCGGTGTCTTCAAGACGACCGATGGCGGCATGACGTGGGCGCCGGTGACCGACAAGTTTTTCGGAGGTACGATCGGCGCGATCGCGATCAGCCAGTCGAATCCGGACATCGTCTACGTCGGGACCGGCGAGCACGCGATCCGCGGCAACGTGTCGCACGGGGACGGCGTCTACAAGTCCGCCGACGCGGGAAAGACATGGACATACATCGGACTGGCCGACACGAGACAGATTGGCCGCATTCGCGTCCATCCGAAAAATCCGGACATCGTTTACGTCGCGGCCCTGGGACATGTGTGGGGACCGAATGCGGAGCGCGGCGTATTCAAGTCGGAGAACGGCGGAAAGAGCTGGCGCCGCGTGCTGTTCCAGAGCGATTCCGCGGGCGCCGTGGATCTGGCGATGGACGCGACCGACCCGAACACGCTCTACGCATCGTTATGGCATGCCTACCGCAAGCCGTGGAAGCTCGTCTCCGGCGGCACCGGAAGCGGAATATTCAAATCCACCGACGGTGGCGAGAACTGGACCAACATCACGCGTAATCCGGGACTCCCCTCAGGAATACTGGGCAAGATCGGCGTCACGGTCTCACCGGCGAATCAGCGGCGGCTGTGGGCTCTCATCGAAGCGGATTCGGGTGGAGTCTTTCGCTCCGATGACGCGGGCGCGACGTGGACGAAGACCAACTCCGAGAGAAATCTCCGCCAGCGCGCGTGGTACTACACACGCATCTTCGCGGACACGAAGGACACGAGTACCGTGTATGCGCTCAACACGGGAATGTATCGCTCCACCAACGGCGGGAAGACGTTCCGTCCGATTCAGGTGCCGCACGGCGACAATCACGATCTCTGGATCTCGCCGACTGACAACAACCGGATGATCGAGAGCAACGACGGCGGCGCGAACGTCTCGTTCAACTCCGGGCGCACGTGGACCGAGCAGGACCAGGCGACGGCGCAGTTCTATCACGTCACGACCACGAATCATTTTCCATATCGGGTCTGCGGCGCGCAGCAGGACAACTCGACGCTCTGCGGACCAAGCCGTTCGCCGGGCGGAATATCCAGAGACCAGTGGTACGACGTCGGCGGCGGCGAGAGCGGGTATATCGCCGTGCGGCCGGACGATCCGGACATCATCTACGCCGGCTCGTACGGTGGCCTGCTCACCCGCCACGATCAGCGCACCGGGTTCGAGCGCAACATCAATCCGTGGCCCGACAATCCGATGGGCCACGATGCCGCGGATGCGAAGTACCGCTTCCAGTGGACTTTCCCGATCGTGATCTCGCCGCACGACGCGAAGACGATCTACGTCGGAAGCAGCGTCGTGTTCAGGTCGAAGAACGACGGCCAGAGCTTCGAGCCGATCAGCCCCGACCTCACGCGCCACGATCCGCGGACACTCGGTCCATCGGGCGGTCCGATCACGAAGGACCAGACGTCGGTCGAGTACTATGCGACTGTGTTCGCGATCGCCGAGTCACCGGTGACGCCCGGAGTGATCTGGGCGGGTTCGGATGACGGGCTGGTGCACGTGACGCGCGACAACGGCAAGTCGTGGAAAAACGTCACGCCGCCGAACATTCCGGAGTGGAGCCGCATTTCCATCATCGAGCCCTCGCATTTCGTGCCGGGCACGGCATACGTGGCGTCCAATCATTTCCAGATGGACGACATGCGGCCCTACATCTATCGCACCACCGATTACGGCGCGACGTGGCAGCTCGTCGTGGACGGAATTCCGCCGACCGAGTTCGTGCGCGTCGTCCGTGAAGACCCGGTGCGCCGTGGCCTGCTGTTCGCCGGCACGGAACGCGGTGTGTGGGTCAGCTTCAACAATGGCGGCGCATGGCAGTCGCTGCGGCGCAATCTGCCGTTCGTACCGGTTCACGATCTCGCTGTGAAGGAAGGCGATCTCGTAGCGGCGACGCACGGCCGCTCATTCTGGATCCTCGACGACGTCTCGGCGATGCGTCAGATGAACCCCGCGATCACGGCTGCCGCCGCGCATCTGTTCAAGCCGCGCGACGTGTATCGCGCGAACTTCAACGGCGGCGGCGGCACGGGCGCCGCGGGCGGTCATCCCACGGGACTGAATCCGCCGTCGGGAGCGATCGTGTACTACTGGCTCAAGGCGCCGAACCAGACCGTGACGATGGAATTCCTCGATCGCACGGGCAAAGTCATCCGTACCTTCACGAGCAACCAGGGTCCGCAGGCCGCGCGGGATTCCCTGCGCGCCGACAGCATCCGCACCGCGCGAGCCGACAGTCTCAAGCGGGCCGGACTCCCCGCCGACACCAGCGTCCGCACCGAAGCCCGCGGCGAAGAGACCGTGAGCGAGGACGGGCCACGTCGCCAGCAGGCTCCGCCGCGTGTATCCAATCGCGCGGGTCTGAACACGTTCGCGTGGAACCTCCGCTATCCGGACGCGTCGACGTTCGAGAACATCATCATGTGGGCAGCCGGCACGCAGAGTCCGGTGGCCGTCCCGGGCAGCTACACGGTACACATGCGCGTCAACGGCGTGACACAGTCCGAGTCGTTCAAGGTGGTGAAGGACCCGCGGTCGAAGGCGACGCAGGCCGATCTCGAGGACCAGTTCGCGTTTCTGCTGAAGGTGCGAGACGAGATCAGCAAGGCGAATGACGCCGTGAAGCTCGTCCGCAACATCCGCTCGCAGATCGCCGACAGGACGAGGCGCATGCCGGCCGACAAGCGAAGCGCGTTCGAGTCAAGCGCCAACGCGCTCGAGAGCCAGCTTTCCGCCGCTGAGCGGGAGATCTATCAGGTGCAGAACCGCTCGGGGCAGGATCCGCTCAACTACCCCATCCGCCTGAACAACAAGATCGCCGCGCTTGCCGGCGTGGCCGCCAGCACCGACGCGCGTCCGACCAGTCAGACGCTGGAGGTCTATCGCATCCTGTCTGCGCAGCTCGACGCGCAGCTCGGCAGGATCCGATCGGCGCTCAACCAGTCGCTCCCCATCCTGAACAGGGATCTGAGCGCCGTGAGTCTTCCTCCGATCGTCGAGAGCACAGCCGAGAGTCAACGGATCACGCGATCGAACCTCACGGGATTTTCGACCGTGTAG
- a CDS encoding M15 family metallopeptidase, with protein sequence MSFRFMRAAALLVLLSGCGVLHRRAPEPVNTPELPTVSDEAADTLLVDLQRVDSSLVVDMRYATSNNFTGVPLPGYEANKAYLRAEAAAALALVNEDLHAQGYGLKIFDAYRPVRASEAMVAWTQRANRGDLLRDGYIAARSRHNLGVAVDLTLVNTATKSEITMGTPFDNFSAAAHTMNARGFLAKNRQILKKVMERQGFVNYEKEWWHYSYTVENPVRFDRVIR encoded by the coding sequence ATGTCATTCCGATTTATGCGCGCCGCGGCGCTGCTCGTACTTCTCAGTGGCTGCGGCGTTCTGCACCGGCGGGCTCCGGAACCGGTTAACACTCCCGAGCTGCCGACGGTTTCCGACGAGGCCGCCGACACTCTGCTCGTGGACCTCCAGCGGGTGGACAGCTCGCTCGTGGTGGACATGCGGTATGCCACGTCGAACAACTTCACTGGCGTGCCATTACCGGGGTACGAGGCGAACAAGGCTTATCTACGCGCCGAAGCCGCGGCCGCGCTCGCGCTCGTGAACGAAGATCTCCACGCTCAGGGCTACGGCCTCAAGATATTCGACGCCTACCGGCCCGTGCGGGCAAGTGAAGCGATGGTCGCGTGGACGCAGCGCGCGAATCGCGGCGATCTCCTTCGCGACGGCTACATCGCCGCGCGAAGCCGGCACAACCTCGGAGTCGCCGTGGACCTGACGTTGGTCAACACGGCGACCAAGTCCGAGATAACGATGGGTACCCCGTTCGACAACTTCTCAGCTGCCGCGCACACGATGAACGCGCGCGGATTCCTCGCGAAGAACCGGCAGATCCTGAAGAAAGTCATGGAGCGCCAGGGCTTCGTGAACTACGAGAAGGAATGGTGGCACTATAGCTACACGGTCGAAAATCCCGTGAGGTTCGATCGCGTGATCCGTTGA
- the pnuC gene encoding nicotinamide riboside transporter PnuC: MNSLEIIAAVFGVVSVFLSVRQNIWSWPTAIVNVGLYIVVFYEAKLYADTGLQVIYVVLNAYGWYHWLYGGKNRTGLPVTRTGARLGLFLIALGGIGTAVIGTFLARSTDAALPYLDAMTTSTSLVAQWMMTRKLLENWLIWVAVDVVYIGMYIYKSLYVTAVLYFVFLVLSAMGYTKWRQTVADARAELVPV, encoded by the coding sequence ATGAACTCACTGGAAATCATCGCGGCCGTCTTCGGGGTGGTGAGTGTCTTCCTGAGCGTCAGGCAGAATATCTGGAGCTGGCCGACGGCGATCGTGAACGTGGGGCTCTACATCGTCGTCTTCTACGAGGCAAAGCTGTACGCCGACACGGGCCTGCAGGTCATCTACGTCGTGCTCAACGCGTACGGCTGGTATCACTGGCTCTACGGAGGAAAGAATCGTACCGGGCTTCCGGTCACCCGGACGGGAGCGCGGCTCGGCCTCTTCCTGATCGCCCTTGGCGGCATCGGCACGGCCGTGATCGGGACGTTCCTTGCCCGGAGCACCGACGCCGCCCTTCCCTATCTCGACGCAATGACGACCAGCACGAGTCTCGTCGCTCAGTGGATGATGACGCGCAAGCTGCTCGAAAACTGGCTGATATGGGTCGCCGTGGATGTCGTCTACATCGGGATGTACATCTACAAGTCACTCTACGTGACGGCGGTGCTCTACTTCGTGTTCCTCGTCCTGTCGGCGATGGGATACACCAAGTGGCGGCAGACGGTCGCGGACGCCCGCGCCGAGCTCGTTCCCGTCTAA
- a CDS encoding MFS transporter — MNGDSHPRRWRILALLSLAELLGMSLWFAASAVSAQLAARWSLDAAQTGWLTTIVQLGFVAGTAVSATLNLADVIQSRKLFAMSAIAGAAVNAGILGAPGYPAALALRFLTGFCLAGVYPPAMKMIATWFRTQRGLAIGTVVGALTVGKATPYLVHAIPDVGVSSVILTASAGAFIAGVLVLAGYSDGPYPFAPRAFSWGLVATVARVREWRLATGGYLGHMFELYAFWTWIPAYLASSAALSRPNRDSSALVSLIAFGTIAVGGAGCVWGGLFADRFSRERLVTIALATSGTCSLIVGLFYGASMWILAPVALVWGFFVVADSAQFSALVTESVPSHAVGTALTVQTSLGFLLTMVTIQAVPFLAARIGWQWSFAMLALGPAAGIAAIHALARVKRSPAKATG, encoded by the coding sequence ATGAATGGTGACTCCCATCCCCGCCGATGGCGCATCCTCGCGCTTCTCTCGCTGGCAGAGCTGCTCGGAATGTCGCTCTGGTTCGCCGCGAGCGCCGTGTCGGCGCAGCTTGCGGCGCGGTGGTCGCTCGATGCGGCCCAGACCGGATGGCTGACGACGATCGTTCAGCTCGGGTTCGTCGCCGGGACCGCCGTATCGGCGACGCTCAATCTCGCCGACGTGATACAGTCGAGGAAACTGTTCGCGATGTCGGCGATCGCTGGCGCCGCGGTGAATGCGGGCATTCTCGGGGCTCCGGGTTACCCGGCCGCGCTCGCCTTGCGGTTCCTGACCGGCTTCTGTCTCGCGGGCGTCTATCCCCCGGCGATGAAAATGATCGCGACATGGTTCAGGACTCAGCGGGGACTGGCGATCGGGACGGTGGTCGGCGCTCTCACCGTGGGAAAGGCGACGCCGTACCTCGTGCATGCGATACCGGATGTCGGCGTCTCATCGGTAATCCTGACTGCCTCGGCCGGCGCCTTCATCGCCGGTGTCCTCGTGCTCGCCGGCTATTCCGATGGTCCGTACCCGTTCGCGCCGCGGGCGTTCTCGTGGGGACTCGTCGCCACCGTGGCGCGCGTGCGAGAATGGCGACTCGCTACAGGGGGATATCTCGGCCACATGTTCGAGCTGTACGCGTTCTGGACGTGGATTCCTGCGTATCTCGCCTCGAGCGCCGCGCTGTCGCGTCCGAACCGCGACTCGTCGGCGCTGGTGTCGCTGATTGCCTTCGGGACGATCGCTGTCGGCGGGGCCGGATGCGTATGGGGAGGACTGTTCGCCGATCGCTTCTCGCGTGAGAGACTGGTGACGATCGCGCTCGCGACCAGTGGTACTTGCTCGCTGATCGTCGGACTCTTCTACGGAGCGAGCATGTGGATCCTCGCGCCGGTCGCGCTGGTTTGGGGATTCTTCGTCGTCGCCGACAGCGCGCAATTCAGCGCGCTCGTCACGGAGTCGGTGCCAAGCCACGCGGTAGGGACGGCGCTCACGGTTCAGACGTCGCTCGGCTTTCTCCTCACGATGGTGACGATCCAGGCCGTACCGTTTCTCGCCGCGCGTATCGGCTGGCAATGGTCGTTCGCGATGCTCGCGCTCGGCCCGGCTGCTGGCATCGCCGCCATCCACGCGCTCGCGCGCGTGAAACGATCGCCTGCCAAAGCGACGGGTTAG
- a CDS encoding tetratricopeptide repeat protein, with protein MTKAMATDPTARFTSTALFAQALGSEILATPTDTATLPQAAVSAAKSVAVLPFANMSADAADYARRALAINPDDPLLLYNISCMYAMLGNPDEALSCLEKAVDKGYGQKDWVEHDSDLDSLRQLPRFQTIVAAM; from the coding sequence GTGACGAAGGCGATGGCGACGGACCCCACCGCTCGTTTCACGTCCACCGCGCTCTTCGCTCAGGCCCTTGGAAGCGAAATACTCGCGACTCCGACCGATACCGCCACACTTCCGCAGGCGGCAGTATCGGCGGCGAAATCGGTTGCAGTGCTGCCGTTCGCCAACATGAGCGCGGACGCCGCCGATTATGCGCGGCGTGCGCTGGCGATCAATCCCGACGATCCCCTGCTGCTCTACAATATCTCCTGCATGTACGCGATGCTCGGCAATCCGGACGAGGCGCTCAGTTGCCTGGAGAAGGCCGTGGACAAGGGATACGGCCAGAAGGACTGGGTGGAGCATGATTCGGATCTCGACTCGCTGCGCCAGCTACCGCGATTCCAGACGATCGTCGCGGCGATGTAG
- a CDS encoding GMC family oxidoreductase, producing MGQAAVANSETFDYVVVGSGFGGSVSAMRLTEKGYRVLVLERGKRYRDQDFARSNWIVWKYLWLPALRCFGILEMSLLNGVLILHGSGVGGGSLGYANVLLEPGDELFDAPAWRDLADWKTLLRPHYDTARRMLGVTANPREWPADRALKAIAEELGQLNTFGPTEVGVFFGEEGKTVPDPYFGGEGPARAGCQHVGACMVGCRNNAKNTLVKNYLYFAEKWGAQIQAEARVHDIHPLPALQPDGARYEIEYHRSTGWLFKPPQRVRARNIVLSAGVLGTLGLLFRCRNITRSLPDLSPRLGEMVRTNSEALLAILNRDRQADFSKGVAITSIFSADAVTRVEPVRYPAGSSLMLFLTAAPLIEAGNNILARLLKIIWTTVRHPIDFVNARLLPPTARRTTILLVMQTTDNFMRLRWKRHLSTLFRRRLVSERDRERPVQAEIDIAHRVARAFAARTNGIALGALNESLLNIPTTAHILGGCPIGRDAEQGVVDLGFQVHNYPGMYVVDGSIVPANPGVNPSLTITALAEYAMSRLPAATRRV from the coding sequence TTGGGACAAGCGGCAGTTGCGAACTCAGAAACATTCGACTATGTGGTGGTTGGCTCCGGATTTGGCGGCAGCGTTTCCGCGATGCGCCTGACGGAAAAGGGCTACCGCGTGCTCGTGCTGGAGCGCGGCAAGCGCTACCGCGACCAGGATTTCGCGCGCAGCAACTGGATCGTCTGGAAGTATTTGTGGCTGCCCGCGCTGCGCTGTTTCGGTATCCTGGAAATGTCGCTCCTCAACGGCGTGCTGATTCTCCACGGCAGCGGCGTTGGCGGCGGCAGTCTGGGGTACGCCAACGTCCTCCTGGAACCGGGCGATGAGTTGTTCGATGCGCCGGCGTGGCGCGATCTCGCCGATTGGAAGACCCTCCTGCGTCCGCATTACGATACAGCGCGCCGAATGTTGGGCGTGACCGCGAATCCGCGCGAATGGCCCGCCGACCGCGCGTTGAAAGCGATCGCCGAAGAGCTGGGGCAGTTGAATACGTTTGGCCCAACCGAGGTCGGCGTCTTTTTCGGTGAGGAAGGCAAGACGGTTCCCGATCCCTACTTCGGCGGCGAAGGCCCGGCGCGCGCGGGTTGCCAGCACGTCGGTGCGTGTATGGTCGGCTGCCGCAACAACGCCAAGAACACGCTCGTCAAAAATTACCTCTATTTTGCCGAAAAGTGGGGCGCGCAGATTCAAGCGGAAGCCCGGGTGCATGACATCCACCCACTACCGGCACTGCAGCCCGATGGCGCGCGCTACGAAATTGAATATCACCGCTCCACTGGGTGGTTGTTCAAGCCGCCGCAGCGGGTTCGCGCACGCAACATCGTGCTGTCGGCGGGCGTCCTGGGCACGCTGGGTCTCTTGTTCCGCTGCCGCAACATCACGCGCTCGCTTCCCGATCTTTCGCCCCGCCTCGGCGAGATGGTGCGGACGAACAGCGAAGCACTCCTTGCCATCCTCAATCGTGATCGCCAAGCCGACTTTTCAAAAGGCGTTGCGATCACTTCGATTTTCAGCGCGGATGCGGTCACGCGGGTTGAGCCGGTGCGTTATCCCGCGGGCTCATCTCTGATGCTGTTCCTGACGGCGGCGCCGTTGATCGAAGCCGGCAACAACATCCTGGCGCGGCTCCTCAAGATTATCTGGACGACGGTCCGTCATCCGATTGATTTTGTAAATGCGCGTTTGCTTCCCCCGACGGCGCGGCGCACTACGATCCTCCTGGTGATGCAGACGACGGACAATTTCATGCGCCTGCGTTGGAAGCGGCATCTCTCCACGCTCTTTCGCCGCAGGTTGGTTTCCGAACGAGACCGCGAGCGCCCCGTACAAGCCGAGATCGACATTGCCCACCGCGTGGCGCGCGCGTTCGCTGCCAGGACGAATGGCATCGCCTTGGGTGCGCTGAACGAGAGTCTCCTGAATATTCCGACGACCGCGCACATCCTGGGCGGCTGCCCAATTGGGCGCGACGCGGAACAGGGCGTGGTGGATTTGGGTTTCCAGGTGCACAACTATCCGGGCATGTACGTGGTGGATGGCTCGATTGTGCCCGCTAATCCAGGCGTCAATCCCAGTCTCACGATCACCGCGCTAGCCGAGTACGCCATGAGCCGGCTGCCGGCTGCCACCCGACGAGTCTGA